In Esox lucius isolate fEsoLuc1 chromosome 3, fEsoLuc1.pri, whole genome shotgun sequence, the sequence AAAAGGAGAACATAATACAACAGAACACAATTCACTGACCTGAATTTGAACTTCAGTCATCTTGAATGACCTCTTACCTAATGTTACATAAATTATATGAGGTAAAAAAGACAAGAATATGTGAATACAGGAAGACAATTGGCAAGAAAGTTAGGGTGGACGAGTTTGACACAATGCAcacattgtaaatattttattgtcttTGAATATATCGTATATTCTTTCCCTACGAGAGCATTTGTCatttacaataattaaaaaCCCTCTACGCGGAAAGCAGGTGCATGTGAATCTGTCTTTTTACATGGCTGCCTAAATGATCTGTGTTCACAACCGTCCATTTCTTCCAAGCTTCCTCCGGCACGTCTGTTACCCTTCAGGgtagaaaacacataaaaacgtTGTCACGCCTTGCTCTTTTTGCAGTTCCTCAGAGCGTCGGCCAGAGCAGCCAGGGCCAAGTCAGCATTTCTCTTCTGGCAGTTGTATCCCATCAGGCCCACGCGTATCACCTGAGAAGACATACAATTATGGAGACATCATCCGGAGGGCTCACATTTGACCTGGTGTGTGCTCTACACCCTCGGCAATCTAACCCTCCAactacatcaacacacacactctcagccCCCAAACCAAGCGCAAAGTTCAAATACAGCGTTTAACGGGGACAGACGAGCGTAGACGTATTTCACGGATGAACGGTCCCTGGAATAAAACCTGGGCATTAACCATGATGCTCTATGGCAGCTGAGCCATACGGCACCACACATAAACCTGCTTGGAGACTGAACCCGCTCACCATGTTGATGGAGGGCCCCAAGCCCCCTGTCATCTCCATCTGGTGGTGCTTCATGATGTACTGCAGTATCTCCCTCCAGTTGTAGCCTTGGGGAATGGCAATGGTTGTGACGGATGGTAGCCTCAGGTCCTGTGTGAGACGAAATGCCAGAGTCGCAAAATTAACACACGCCTCTGTGAAACCCAGGGACGGGCAAATGCAACCGCCATGAAAGGAGGTattaaattaacaaaacatGAAAGCGTGACGTGTAGTGTAGGTCCtgtgtttcatgagctgaaataaaatattccaGAGGTTTATCAAGCCCCAGAAAGTGTTTCTTTCATGAAATTCATAGATTTGGGCGAAATTGATTATATCTTAAATGACTGATAAGACTCATGAAATAAATTGCGTACATTTTGCAATGTGGTgcttatatttttgttcagtgcagAATGTGAATGGTTTTATTTACAGTCGTACTCTAATATTCCACTAAATTCCAACAGGCATGTTGATCAGAAGTAGTGCCCTGAAGCTTTTACCTTTTCCCGGATGAACAGCTTGAGGCCCAAGTCTTCCAGGCCTGTCCAGAGGTACTCCGCCACCTCCTTGTGATGCTTCCAGGACTCCTCCAGCCCCTAGGGGGAGACAAAGACCGTTTTACTTATCAGGCCGGTGCAGAAAGCCTGCAAGTCTGAAACCGTTCCGCTGGATTGTATAATTCAGCTGAATATGCAGACAATCCAGAGCAAAGTAATAAGCTAATGGCACCgtaaaatatacataaacattgtttatttgtttcgATTCTTACCGTCTCAGCAAGAATAGCAAGACTTTCCCGCAGGGCAAAGAACCCAGACACAGGCCCAGTGTGGTGGTATCTGAAAACAGAGGGCCACATTAAAGACTCAATTGTTTATTACAATTTCACCCAGTTAGGACGGGATgtgtaaacataacaagcattgTGTTCACCGATTAACTTACAGTCTGGCTGGCTTCCCGTCATTTCCCCAGTAGTTGGACAGATGGCTCATGTCCAAGAGGTAGGAcactggttttgttttcctggTGAACATCTTCTGGCTGCGCAGGATTAAACGCGGAAGACCAAATATTTCTTGTCACTCCAACATTCCCTTGCACACAACTTACTCCTCTATTCATTAGTGACGAACcttcttcacacacacatgcagtcgAACATGCACCTccctctcgcacacacacaggcgccaTTTATGCATTCACACTCCCACGGGCACATTTCTCACCAGGCTCTTTCATTGAAGGAGATGGGTGCCGTGCCGGGCGGTGCGTTCAAGGCCTTTTGAGAGCCGGTGTACAGGATGTCGATATCTGCAAACACAGCAACAAACTGATGATGTGACCACGCGGGCAGTggggcagacagagacagacaggcggggATATAGACAACTGGCCATTTCTATTATCTCTAGTGGGGGGACTGCATAAAAAATGCACATGTAGGTGGCGGAGCGTCTGACCGAGTTATGCAAGCTATGGTTTAAACAATATTAAACGTTTCCTTACTTTGCTGGTCCATGAAAATAGGTGCTGCCCCCAGAGATGCAACAGTATCTACAAGGAACAACGTGTTGTGTCTGAGAAGAGAGAGCAATCCATGATAACATCAGAAAAGTGACCTGAGAGAAATGCAGCGGGATGTTCTGAAATACGTTTTGCGATGGAGCAAATGTCTCACTTGCGACAGAGGTCTCCAATGCCATCAACAGGGTGTGCTAGGCCAGCAGAAGATTCTCCGTGTGTGAGGAAGAACAGGACCGGTTTGTGTTTAGCCAGGGCCTAGATTGACCCAAAGTTAAGTCGGATGATATGAACAACTGGTTTTTAGAACATTATGCCATATGCCATAGTAAAAGACATGTTGAGCATATTAACTTCTATATGTATCTATATATATTAAATGCACATtgagtattgccatttgtactgcatctgccttcattgcacatctatgcATTCCatgtgtaatatacatatacttaatacttgtacattttctgccttcttctatttgtacttctggttagatgctaactgcatttcgttgtactgtacttgtacttgttcgaTGGCAATAAAGTTGtctaatatatttgtatatatttaagAAATAAAGAATGATAAGGGCTGTGGTATAATGTATGGCCAATAAACCACAGTTAAGAGCTGTTCATAGGCACAGTGCACCGTAATAAACAACACTACCAGAGATGCATTACTggtattataaactggttaccaacagtGCTATTAAAGTGAAGTGATGTCATATCCGTGTGTTTCTTATAGAATGGctaacagccaatcagcatccaTTATTTGTGCTTGCCTGTGGCTTTAATCACAGGCCAGGGTAAAATGAGCAGGGAAACTGTTCACAGGCCAGGGTAAAATGATCAAGGAAACTGTTCACAGGCCAGGGTAAAATGATCAAGGAAACTGTTATCAATATTCTGTATGTAAATGCTACTTTGCCACGCCTAATGCATTACCAAACAATTaccttttctatttcttcattGGTGAAAACTCCTCCAGGGGCTTTCACCATCGTGTGAACACTGGCACCTGGAATAAAGACACATGTTGATACGTCTGATATCAGGGCAGAACAGATgcacaagacacattttttttccGGACAACATTTTATCAAACATCAAACCGCAACAGCTGGTCTTGTtttgtgacagctgaaaccgtGCGTAAAACCGTGCGTATAACATACCCATTCTCTCGGCGATTTCAGCCACTCGCTCTCCCCATATACCGTTAACAGCTACGAGCACGCTCTCCCCCGGTTCAACGGTGTTGAAGATCGCGCACTCCATGGCTGCATGTCCCGAGCCGCTCATGGCTATCGTCATGTTGTTCTGTGTCTGGAAAGCGTACTGGATTCCCTTCTTTATGTCGTTCATTATCTGCAAGCAAGATTTTAAATAGCTGAATTAGCTAAGTCGTAGTTATATGATGTTTATTCGAATGTATTGTCACTTTGATAGATGTTTTGATTGGcatatgaaattattattgGATACAAGTGATTTGTTTGATTTCCACAGCCATTGTAACTTTTTAAAACTAAGTAATTTTAATCTCAATCATAAATAATATTGtagctgtgttttctttttcaattgaccAACTTACCACGTCCATGTTTTGAATAACGGATAGAGTGAATAATTCATACATCAAAACGTCAAAATGTCAAACATCCACGAACGTGTCAGCATCAGGGCCAAACATTTACCTCGTACATTTCTGGATGCAAATGACCAATAATTGGCCTGGCCCCTGCGGCTAAAATGCGAGGAGGCACGTTGGACGGTCCGGGTCCAAACAGGTAACGGAAAGGAACCTCGAGAGGCCGGAGCATGCACGCCGGGGGTGGAATTGTCAACGAGGACATTGAGCGGTCAAGTCGCGGTTGAAGAGGTGAAATCATCGGAGGAAGTGAGCTCTCCACAGCGGCCTGTTGGGCCAGCAGCGCACCCCTACGAAATAAACCCCGCTGCATCATCGTTTACTCCTTTCTCCGGTGTAGCGCGCGACTGTGACTTGCTGGTACAGACAGAGGGACTGGAGTTTACTTTGGTCTTCGATGGAGACTTTAAACAAACAGGTTTTTGACCTATTGGACACCGAGTGCGTCACGTCACGTCAGTGTCATATGAAAACATACCGATATGGATATTACTTGCTAGCATAACAACACCAATTAACGATTGTCGTCTTTAACGGACTTTTGAACGTTAGTGACCAATTATTCATCGTAGAATGGTTATCACGCACATACCCCCACGTGAAGCGGAATagtagaagtttttttttttttactaacatGGGTTTACCTGGGTCGGTAAAGAGTCAGTAGAAAAAAAATTTTGGTACCAAAAGAGGTTGTGGATCCTGGGAAATATTAGGATTCCTTTGGTTTATGACACTGTAAGTTAGGCttgattaaaaacataaatacaaaagCCTCTTAGAATCTTTCTATACAGTTTTAACTACACGTCcatatatcaatataaaaataaaacaaacgtGCAGTATGGCTGTAATGATACATTATATGTGATGCCTTGCATTTGACTCAAATGGGCAGGCTTGGATCCAGTTAGCTTTGGTTTTTGATTGTGGCAGGAAGTGTATGTTCTTGCTGACCTTTCCCACCCCTTGTACTTCATTCGCTGAGGGGTTTAGAGAGGAGTCTACCCTTTTAATGTGAGAGGATTGGCTGAACAGGGGGCAGAAAAAGAGGCTtgtgcatgtacacacacgcacacatgcactcCAAACTTTAACCTATTTGTAACACCAATGAACCTTAACCTTAACGATTCCTCAtaaacttaaacctaacccGTAAACTTCACCACATCCCTGattgtaaccctaaccccaattaTAAAGTTTAATTCAGAAACACTGAATCCTGAAGGAGACGGGTGCCAAAAATAtccacagttgtttttttcagaattttccttGTTTATACTACAGTTCGAGGACACTTTGATCCCGATTTATAGAGTAAAATTAATttgcacacacaccaaaccaccatcaaaacatttcttattttaattaatgactAGAGCTAGGTAACCCAGCCTGTTGTGGCTTTTGGAGCATAATCTGATGTTCAATAACGCACTGGAATCAAAGAACCACGACTCAACACCAAACCGACATTAATGTTTGATTCAGCTGACTtgaaaatgtcccagaacaACTCAACAAATCTGatacaaaaaaacagtttttgtctgtccactGAAGTGAGGCACAGCCCATCCGCTGTGGGCCAAGTTAAAGGGTTTGAGGGGAGCCGTAGGTGGTTAATGAGCAACCTGTTGTTTCTCACAGTGGTCAGTTGTTGATGGGCTGTGCTTGTATAAACAAAATTGTCTGTTAGACATCAGTTCcaagaaacatttgttgtacATTTACATAGCAATTCAATACGTGAGTTTTGATCCACTCATAGAGTCACAGTAATCTATGCCCTAAAAATGAAACACCTTGTTTGAAGggaatacattttccttttacagtttcattgtatttatttatatactgtatcacTATTTCTACCTAAGCATGTCCGCTTTGGCAATAAAGCACCTACTGAATTCAATTGAAGGGAATTCAAACGAAACTATTGACCGTAATGAGAATCCAATGAGAAATACCTCTTCAAAAATGTAACAGTTGATTGCCGTAGCATCACAAAGAGTATGATACAGTATCTGCTGTACCAACACACTTTTCATTGTGATGATAGCAGCCTACATTCAGCCATAGATATCACATATTAATGTAATCATCCTGCTGATGAAGGAATTCCACATTGgtgatgtttttaaaaacaggCCTCTAAAGTTTGCAATTTCCATTTTGATTTGCCTGTATGAAAAATATACCAACCACTATAGAGCATGTCCATTATTTCTAACCTACATAAAAATCCCAATGTTCCTGTTGCTGCATGTTGTTTCCGATTATAGTGAAAACGTCTCGAAAACTAAGATACAGCGTCTGTATCCAACACATGCTAGAAAAACGTTGGATTTTAAAATGACTTCGCTTGACAAAACAAAGTTGTGAGAGGCTGGAAGTCGTGGGCAGTTCAATTCACCTCAAGTTTGTCAAGTTTGGTTTAGACATTATGTCACAACAACAGGACCTTTAACGATTTGTGTGCCTGCCTCTGATATAATCCACGGTCAATAATTAGACAGGCTGGTAAATACATGGGACCCTGCTGTTTACCTCTCACTGACCTTTGAACTGAGAGAGTAAGTGAGTGCATGagttagtgagtgagtgagagagatggagagacagattGTCGGGTTTGAGTGAGAGACaacgggagacagagagacccagagacagaagagaaaaagagaaagtaaGAAAGAAGGCGAAACAAGGgggtaaagagggagagacatgggttaaagagggagagagagtgacaatgggaaagagagggagaaacaaggggaatagagggaaagagaccGAGTGACATgggggtagagagggagagacaaggggggtaaagaaggagagagaaggtgtGTACAGAAGGAGAGACAAGGTGGGTACAGAAGGAGAGACAAGGTGTGTGCAGAAGGAGAGACCAGGTGTGTACAGAAGGAGAGACAAGGTGGGTACAGAAGCAGAGACAAAGGGGCTATGTTCATCTGAGGAGATTTGCTTGACGATGAATAGTGCAGCAACCTCTGTGGTGTGTGATGTCACACTCATGACAACATTTGTGGTGTGTGATGTCACAGTCATGACAAGTTCTGTGTTGTGTGATGTCACACTCATGACAGTTGAATCCACACAATGTCACTCCGCTGTCTGATAATGCACCAGCCTGACATTGCCTTTCCCTGGATATTTCCTTATTTGACGTGTAAGTGTATTGCATCTGTCAGTCTATCTGTTGTCCATCGGAAGCCAAGCTTATCATTTTTTGGGATTCCCTTTCAGACGTCAACAATGTCAAAGACATAATAAAATGTGACCataagacattttattattgattGATCAAGGCGCCTTGAGTGCTTTTCTGGATACCCAAAGCACTTAACATATTGGGGGTTCACCCTGTTCACCACTAATGTGTTCTACTGTTCCCACTTATTTTGTCAAGCTTTTAATATGTTATTTCCCCATAcatgccttgtcagggttattATGAGAGGATAAAGAGATACAGTGAGGGGAGCTCTTAACCACATCGCAATGCGTTGTCTGATCATT encodes:
- the agxtb gene encoding alanine--glyoxylate and serine--pyruvate aminotransferase b; this encodes MMQRGLFRRGALLAQQAAVESSLPPMISPLQPRLDRSMSSLTIPPPACMLRPLEVPFRYLFGPGPSNVPPRILAAGARPIIGHLHPEMYEIMNDIKKGIQYAFQTQNNMTIAMSGSGHAAMECAIFNTVEPGESVLVAVNGIWGERVAEIAERMGASVHTMVKAPGGVFTNEEIEKALAKHKPVLFFLTHGESSAGLAHPVDGIGDLCRKHNTLFLVDTVASLGAAPIFMDQQNIDILYTGSQKALNAPPGTAPISFNERACQKMFTRKTKPVSYLLDMSHLSNYWGNDGKPARLYHHTGPVSGFFALRESLAILAETGLEESWKHHKEVAEYLWTGLEDLGLKLFIREKDLRLPSVTTIAIPQGYNWREILQYIMKHHQMEMTGGLGPSINMVIRVGLMGYNCQKRNADLALAALADALRNCKKSKA